In Haliaeetus albicilla chromosome 18, bHalAlb1.1, whole genome shotgun sequence, the DNA window CTGCGGGCTGTCTGACTGGCTGCTCTTGGTGCTGCAGATCCAGCTGTGATCCAGGACAGCTACTTCTACCCGCTGGGCCCTCTCCCACGCCAGGCATCCCCCCAGGGCACACCCCACTTCCAGACCTCCCAGACCTCCCCGCTGCTGCACCCCCTCGTTGGCCAGCATGTCCTCTCTGTCCAGCACTTCTCCAAGGACCAGGTGCCTGGGCtggcagtgggtgctggggctgtgggCACCCAGATGGTTACGGGGGGTGCAGTGACTTGTGCGCGTCAGCCAAGTCTTGGTGCTGTGCATGCCCCGGCTGAGCCGCCTCTGCCTGCAGATGTCGCATCTGTTCAATGTGGCACACACCCTGCGCATGCTGGTGCAGAAGGAGCGGAGCCTGGACATCCTCAAGGTGAGCTGGACATGGGGCAGCTGCCTGGCAGCCCGCGTGAGACCATGGGAGCCCTGTGCCAGGCATGAGTGCCCCGGGCTCCCCAAGGTGACAGTGTGGCCTCTGCAGGGCAAGGTGATGGCATCCATGTTCTATGAGGCGAGCACGCGGACCAGCAGCTCCTTTGCGGCAGCCATGAGCCGGTTGGGTGGCTCTGTCCTGTCCTTCTCGGAGGCCACCTCGTCAGTGCAGAAGGGCGAGTCACTGGCCGACTCCGTGCAGACCATGTGCTGCTATGCCGACGTGCTGGTGCTGCGGCACCCCCAGCCTGGTGCCGTTGAGGTGAGAGGGGTTGGCGGGGCCGTCTCCTGCCTgtggcggggctggggggcggcTGTGTCCCACCCTGAAGGTGTCAGGGGTTGCTGCTGCGATGGCGGGGATGGTGACCTGCACTATGGGGCAGGGCCATGTtccgcagcagggcaggctgggcAGGTGTCAGGAGCAGGAGCCAGGTCCTGCCTCcgggggggctggtgggggctGTGGTCCTGCCTGtgctcagccctgcctgtgcaCCCAGCTGGCTGCCAAGCACTGTCGCAAGCCTGTGATCAATGCCGGCGATGGGGTGGGGGAGCACCCCACGCAGGCGCTGCTGGACATCTTCACCATCCGTGAGGAGCTGGGTACCGTTAACGGCATGACGGTAAGgcgctgggggctgggggggggggccacagCCACCCCTACCATGGTGCTGTGGGGATGAATGGCCTTGtctggggccgggggggctgtTGGGGCCCCACGGCACTGTGTCAGGCTGACCGCTCTCCCCAGATCACCATGGTGGGCGACCTGAAGCACGGGCGCACGGTGCACTCCCTGGCCCGCCTGCTCACCCAGTACCGCGTCAACCTGCGCTATGTCACCCCACCCGGCCTCCGCATGCCCCCCGACATCACCAGCTTCGTGGCCTCCAAGGGCATCAAGCAGGTGAGCAGGCAGGGTGAGGCGGCCAGGGTCCCCCGTCGttgtcccccccggccccactgACGTTGTCTCCCCAGGAGGAGTTTGGGAGCATTGAGGAGGCGCTGCCGGACACCGACGTGCTCTACATGACCCGCATTCAGAAGGAGCGCTTCCGCCTGGCAGAGGAGTACGAGGCTGTGAGTAGGGGGTAGCGGGAGGGGACCCCAGGTCTTGCCCCGGCGTGAGggcagcagcctcctgccctcTGCAGGGTGAGAGCTGCCCTGCCTGGAGCTCAGGGCTCTGTGTTACCCCCTGCACCCCCGCAGTGCTTCGGGCAGTTCATCCTCACGCCCCACATCATGACCCGGGCCAAGGAGAAGATGGTGGTGATGCACCCCCTGCCCCGTGTCAACGAGATCAGGTGAggatgggggggtgggatggggggggccgCAGGGTTGGGGAGGGGGCCAGAGGGCGTGTGGGGGGTGtctcagggtgctgggggggctgcagtgTGCTGGGTGGGGTTCAGGGGCAGGGGTCCCTCATTCCCCACGGAGGGGGGCATCTGTCATTCCCTGGGGAGGGTGGTCTGTGCCCCACggtggggggggtctgggggtctTTGCCCCACGGGGGGGGCGGGATGTCTGTGCTGGGGGTCCCTGCTGGgctctcggggggggggggggggggagggtcaGGGCTCCCGGGGGCGGTGGCCGCGGCTGACGTCACTTCCGCAGCGTGGAGGTGGACTCGGACCCGCGCGCCGCGTACTTCCGGCAGGCGGAGAACGGGATGTACATTCGGATGGCGCTGCTGGCCACCGTCCTGGGCCGCTACTGAGCCAATAAACCGCGTCACTCTGCCGCGCCCGGGCGTCATCGTGCCGCGCCGTCATCGCGCCGCGCCGGGCGGGCCATGGCGGGGCTGTGGAGGGGCTGCCGGCGGCTGCTGGCGCGGTCGCCCGGGGCTGCACAGGCGCTCACCGCCGGTAAgggccgcggccggggcgggccccggcccccccctgCAACTGGGCACCCTGTGTGCCCCCGCCCCCGGGGCACAGCCCCTCACCGCGGTAACTTGGGGCTGCATTGTCACCCCCGGTGGGAAGCAGGGCAGGAGCCCcacaagcggggggggggaggcggttTCCCGGTGCCTCAGGGTTCCGTCTTtaggggggaggaggtgctgccGTTCTCCCAGGCTCAGCGGGGAGCAGGGTCCCCCGagcatcccactgggtggagggcTCGGGCCCACTCTGGGCTCAGGAGATCTGTGTTGGGGGGCCCGTGCTGGAGCCGGAGGGGTAACGGGAGGCTCTAGAGAGGTGCGGCCCTGGAGCAACCTCCCACAGCTCCAGGACTCACCCCAAAACCCGGGGGGGAGGCTGCTTTGGGTGCCTTCCTCCCCCCTGGGCAGGGATGGATGCTGGGACGTGGCACTGGGGGGCTCAGTAGGCTGCAGCCAGTGCAGCATGGGGTCAAGCCTCCCCCAGGTGGGCTGCCAGTGCTCGGGGACGAAGGCCTTTGCTTCAGTCGGGTGCAGAGGTTCTGCCTGGGGCTAGCCCCTGCCCCCAAAAGGTTCCTGGGGCCCTGCATGGGGTGATTTAATCTCCCTAACAGCCTTGCtgtttgcagggctgggaggtgccaTAAATCTGCCCCAGCGCTGGCAGGCGACTCTGCGTGCCCTGAGGACGCTCTCCATGTgtgggcagctgctgcaggcaggggtgcTTCTGCCTGCCCTGGCCCAGGGCCTGCAGACCTGAGCAACAGACAGCTCTGCCACCCAgctgcccaccccacccctgCGGGGCTGAGGCTGGTTGGCAGGAGAGCCcatcctgcctgtgctgcatgtgcacagagctgtgcaggggTGTACGTGGCATAGGCTGGCCAAGAGCAGGGTCCTGGTGTACTCCCCTCTGCATCTCCTGCTTGTGGCCTTCCCTGCTGCCACTGCTCCCccacctgctgtgctgcttgcaAGTAACCAGCCCAGCATGCTGGAAAAGCACAACTGTGGAGTCTGGGGGTGTTCTGCTGTGCCGAGGAGCTGGCATTGGGGCGAGGGGGCTCAGCTCGGCGTGCAGCCGCTggccctcctccctgctgcccatGGGGATGACGGCACAttgccctgcctgccaggctgctggggtCCTGTCAGGCCACCTCACTGTTTTCACTGGTATTTTTATCTGATTTGATGGAGTCTGTTGCCTGGCACCTGCTGCACTGTGCACTGCTGGGCTGTGCATCCCTGTCTTGGTTCCTGGAGCGAAGCCAAGATGGAGCTGGGAGGGCTGCCCAGGACCAGCCCCTGCCCTcaccctccccagcagcccctgcccactgCTGTGGCAGGCTCGGTGCAGCCCGCAGCCCCAGGCTGGCTCTGGGCTCCAGCTCTACCTCTTGCTTCTTCATGTTAGAGCTAGCCCTGCCATGCTGAGGTACAGCTCCCTAGTTCCCCGGGGCCCTGGCAGGACTGGTGAATGCTGGGCTGTGCCCATGGGGGTACACAGCCGCTCTCAGTGGCCGAGTGCTGGATGCGGCTCCTGCGGCTGAGAAGAGGCTCTGCCTTCGGGTCTGGATGTATCCCTGCCTGTGTGCGAGGCCGTGACAGTGGGAATATGGCTGTTCCCCAGGGGCAGCGCTGCTGGAGGCCAAGCTTTCCTCTTCTTGTACCTTCAGCAAGGAATTCCTCCATCCAAGGCAGGGCTCAGTCTCTCACTGCTGGCCATGCCGTTGTCCGTGCAGAGGAGGCAGGCTCTCCTGGGCCCTGTGCTAGGCAGCCATAGGAGGGCTGGGCAGATTCCAGCCCTGCTTTCGCTTGCTGCTCGCAGACCCACTGGTGCTGCCGTTCCCCTGGTGCTGCCATTTCCCTGGGCAGAACAGAGCTGCCGGCTGGGGCCAGGCCAGGGAGGTTTTCTGGCAGTTGGCTGTGCCTGGTGTGTCCAACCACACTCGCCTGCCGAATCCCTGTCCTGCCTGGTGGCGAGAGCTGTGGGGTCGGGCAGGGCTTTGCGTCCTGCATCCCAGGCCCCGGGCCAGGATGCCAGCAGGGCCTGGGCACAGTGGGCAGCAGCACGTGCCCGCAGCAGTGACCTCGctgtccctgcctgcagagagcagccccgTGCCCCTGTGGTGGCAGTGCAGCCTCCAGCTGCCAGCCGGCGAGGTCCGTGGGGGATGTAGACGGTGTGGCCTACTTAGGCTTGGGCCCGTTTCAAAGTCCTCTGTCCATGGGAGCAGCAGCCTGTGGGATCAGCCAGGcaccccccagctcccagcctcaACCTGGCCAGCAGCCCTGTGCCGCCCGCTGCCTCCTGCCTGACCGTGGCACCGCTCTGCACCAAGCAGGTGAGAAAGTGCCTCCCCGCAGCTCGTGCGGCTGCAAGCTGGGGTGCCCTTGCCCTTCTTACCGGCTGTGTCCAGTGCTCCTGTGTGGGCATGGTGCTGCCATGTCCCTCATCTCTTCCCAGTCTGGGCAGGACGCAATGGCGGCAGCAGGGCCCGTCAGAGCTGCGATGTCAGCTGGGGGCCGGTTCCTGTGTTTGTGGTGTGGGGTGCAGCTGGGGACTCCAGCCCCACACAGGAGCTGCGGCAGGACCATGCTGGTGTCACCCTGGGCAGGCGCGGTGCGGGTGGTGAGCGGCACTGGTGCCAGCCTGGGCGAGCGAAGTCATTGCAAGGGGATCGATCCGGCTGTGCTCCCGGACCTGGGCAGGGGTGCGCAGACAGGCCTGtccccccagcagtgctggtgtTGCTTCATCACCACCGGGCACTGCGCCCAGAGTCTTCAGCACTAAATGAGTAACACCGGTGCTGCCGGCTGCGGTTTCTCAATGAGTGCCATGCAGAGGGAGCCTGCCTCTGCCTAGTGGGAAGGTTGCCTGCGGGAAGCAGGCGGCCAGCAGGCAGCCAGCGCTTCTGCCATGCTGGCCTGGGGTCCCTTGCCTGTCGCCACCCCCTgctcctgcactgctggggCCCGTGGGCTGGCAGGGGTGTGGTGGTTCTGTCCGGGGACAGCGCCTCAGCCCCTGGGGGCTGCATTAGTCTGGGGTgggagatggagccagctgcagccctggtTCACGTGGCTGGGGCGACAGGCTAGGGAGCTGGGCCCCCCATGCCTCTCCCCTTGTGCATGTGAGCTGAGGATGGTGCCTGCAGGAAGGCACAATCCGGCTGCAGGcaccagggaggcagcaggcatgCACCCCTGCCGCAGCCTGAGGTCTGCGGCCCTTTGGCTGGGACCTGCTCCCCACAGCACTGCTGGGGGCTGTTGCAGAGAGACCGATGgccctgggagggagggagggagtgggggaCGGGGGCTGCTGGGGACGTACCTAAGGCTCTGCTACTCCTTGTCCATGGGAAATCGCTCATGGAGACCCTCCGGGCAGGGCTGCCAGGAGGaggggggatgctggggctgCCACTCCCCAGGATGACAGCTTGCTAGATTCAAGGTTTccaagagcagagcagaatCGCAGTGGGGCTGGAGACCTGCCTGGGAACCGTCCTGGGAAGAGCAGGGAGAATAAGCAGGGAGCCCATAAAGGCCAGGGGAAGGAGCGCTGGGCCAGCCGAGTTGCGTCGAAGAGGTCAAGAGTGTAGGATGGAGCGGGAGCTGCCAAAGGCCCAGCTGAGCGGCACCCTGTGGGGGACGTGCACAGCAGAAGGTCCTTCACACTGATATGGAAACAAGACAAGGAGTTGTGCCAGCGGCCAGGCAGTGGCAAGGAGCtggggccagccctggcacCCGGCAAGTCTCACCTGCCTGTCCTGGCTGCTGGTGGCGGCACAGGCAGAATGGCTTTCCAAGGAAGGGGATCATAGTCAGCAGAGTTTGTACGGTGCTCAGGGAGCGGTTTTGGGGAGCGCAAGGCCTGGGCTCAGGAGAGGCTGTGGCAGGGAGCACGGGTGgccagcagtgcaggcagcagctgggtgggctctgCCCCAAAAGTCCTGGGTACCGCAGGTCCCGGGTGACAGATCAGCTCGGTGTCAGGGGTGCAGGGAGACAGTGCAGCCAGGCATTGTTTCGGCCAGAGATGCTGCATCGTCCTGAGGCACttggctgctgcaggagggccTGTGCTGCGGGGCAGGTGCGGGCAGGCTTGGTGCAGGGTGGTGAGGGAGCTGCGCACCAGGACAGACCCTGCGGGGCCAGCGCAGGCTCGGGCCTTCCCAGGGGCAGcggggaggcaggcagaggcagctctTGGGCAGGACCCGGCTGTCAGTAGGGCTCTGGGGGGCTCTCACCCTTCCCCAGCGTGCAGCGGCTGCCTGAGCAGTCTGTGCTGGTTGCAGGGGCTCTCATGGGAGCTGGCGACGTGATTGCGCAGCAGCTGGTGGAGCGGCGGGGGCTGCGTGGGCACCACGGCCCCCGGACCCTGAAGATGATGGCGATCGGCTTCTGCTTTGTGGTGAGTGCCAGCGCGCGGTGAGCACCCGGGCCCTGCCCCGTCCTTGCAGCACACGTGTCGTGGGGTGAGACAGAGGGCTGTTTCAGCAGAGTGAGGCTATGGTGGCTGGGTGTGAGCTGGGCCATCCCAGTTCCACCTCCAGCAGCCACGGGCAGAGCTGGGTCCCCTCGAGGAGGAGCACCCTGTCCCTgtgcccagctgcagctgtgggcACCCTCAGCTGCGCTGCAGGGCAGGATGGGGATGGCAGCTTCTGTCCACGCAGCCTGGGCACCTGTGCCCATCCCTGCTGCCGGTGCCAGCCCCTGGGGAGGTTTCACTTGGCAGAAAGGTGATTCCGCACCCAAGGATGCAAATGTGCTTTGCTCTGTTGTGCGTGGCGAGGCCGGATCCTGACCCATCAGCTCCTGTGCTCCAGCAGGGCTGTGTTGGGCCCAGTGCCCTGCACTGGGGGCTCAGGCAGGGAGGGCCCTGGGCAGTGCTGGCACGGCTGCCATCCCCCCTGCCACGGAGCCCTCTCTGGTGTGTCAGGCGTGAAGCCCTGCAGCTGCCCCGCTGGAGCAGGCCCCTGGCTGCCCCATCCTGGTACTGGTGTTGCCTGGCGGAGGGCTCTaggaggtggggggggctgggcacagcagtgcaggactcccggggaggggaggcaggacAGGCCCTGGTCCCTGTGTTCCAGggccagggcagagccctgtAAGCAGGTCTGGAGACCCACCAGCCCTGACACCCCATGGCCTGGGAGAGTGGGACGCTGCCCCTCACCAGCTGGCACCTGCAGGGCCCTGTCGTGGGCAGCTGGTACAAGATCCTGGATCAGCTCATCCTGGGGACCACAAAAGTCGTGGCCGTGAAGAAGATGGTCCTGGACCAGGTCAGTGCCACGTGAGTGAGGGTGCCCGCACGGGACTGGTACAGCAGGACGGGGTGGTAGGTGCAGCCGTGTGTCCGTGGGCAGGTTTCCATCCCACTCCTAGAGCCCCAGCTCAGGGCAGTGGGTGCTGAGCAGGGGATGGTGCCCAGGACCTGCTCCATGGAGTCGCTGGGCTGCAGCACACAGCCCCTGGGGCATCaggcagctcagctcagccctgcagcccagagTGTCTCTGCAGAGCGCACCAGCCCAGCCGGCTGTGCTCAGGCGATCAGTGGGGATCTGTGAGGATCCATGCTTTactcctgctgcagctctcctAAGGCTGTTGAGAGCTGCTGTCTCCCTTTTCTGAAGCAGAGCATGGGAGGCTGGCAAGTGCTGTGCACCACTGCGGAGGGTGGTTCCTGAGGACAGAGACCCTAGTGCTGCCCTggctcctgccctcctcctgaGGCCGGGGCCAGACCCGACACAGTGGAGGACTGGGGCAGAGAGGATTGCAGAGGAGCCACCCTTGGCCGGCTCTTGGACCCTTCTAGAGGCTCGATGGTGGTGCCTGTCCCTCAGTATGGCTCTGTGCTGGGGAGTAGCCCCAGGGCATTGGGCAAGCTGGGCCTGCACCCCTGTGCTTCGCCATGCATTCCCCTCGCCCTGTGCTGCAGGCCCAGCTCCAGGCACCATAGGCTCCCCAGCATTGGGCCCCAACTCCTCTCTTGCAGGGGGCCTTTGCGCCATGTTTCCTTGGCTGCTTCCTCGCTATCACGGGGGCAATGAACGGTCTGTCGGTGGAGGAGAACTGGTCCAAGATCCAGCAGGTATGTGCTGCTTCCCCAGGACAGCATGGGGCTGTCGGCAGCCAGGGCACCTTGGCAGCCCCTGCTAGTGCACCAGCGCTGCCGGCTGCTCCTGTTTGTGGTCATGCCTGTGTCCCCGCACAGCCCCCTCCCAGCACTGACTGCAtgcccccagctctgccatcaCTCTCCAGTCCTTAgcctggcctgcagctcccccgGGACCCCAAGCACAGAGCTGGCTCTGCACGTGCCCCACGGTCGGGGTGGGGAGGAGTCCACCCCACTGGTGCAGGGCATGGAGCAGCTCTCTGCCTGGCCGGGGCCTGGGGGTGCGCGGGGACAGTCCTGCTGGGCTCAACGCTGTGTGCCAGGGCACTGGGGGCATCAGATGCCTGGTGCTGCCAGTCCTCCGGGTGCTGGTGTCAGGGCTGCTCCCCATGGCACAGCTCTCTGGGGTCCCACCTGAGGTGGGGCAGCTGGGTGCCTGGTGCCATCAGGCTGCCTGTGCGCCATCTGGCCCCTCTCCTGGCTGCATCTCCAGAGCCATTACCGAGATGGCTCCTATTAGCAGCAATTGCTGGAAACCAGCACGAAAGCTGAGTCAGCGTGTCCAGAGGGTGAGTCACTGGGGAGCGGGTGGCCACCCGCCACAGATGAGGTACACCGGGGGTGGTCACCTGGCTGCCCGGGGGATGCGCAGCACCAGCGCTTGCACATCGATGGCTGCCAGAGCTGTGTGTGAAGGGCCCCAGCCCAGCCGGGCCATCTGCCCCCGG includes these proteins:
- the MPV17 gene encoding protein Mpv17 — protein: MAGLWRGCRRLLARSPGAAQALTAGALMGAGDVIAQQLVERRGLRGHHGPRTLKMMAIGFCFVGPVVGSWYKILDQLILGTTKVVAVKKMVLDQGAFAPCFLGCFLAITGAMNGLSVEENWSKIQQDYTDALLTNYCIWPPVQIANFYFVPLKHRLAVVQCVAIVWNCYLSWKANRM